DNA sequence from the Dreissena polymorpha isolate Duluth1 chromosome 3, UMN_Dpol_1.0, whole genome shotgun sequence genome:
ATCGTCAACAGACGGAACACCGAGCAAGAGATGCCATTGAccctttaaatgtaatttaacgTAGTTACGGTTGATGCCAAAATCAATCATGGTTTTAGGTTGATAGTTCGCTGAACGGGCCCATATATAGGAGTGAATGTTagtaaatttcattaaaatcacaGTTACTTCAATTGATGGCCTTTGGTAAATACGTTGGCGCATATCTAAcatgtgcatgtttttattatagtCGTTTCTGCGACTTAGCATATCTTTCCACATAATACGCCGCGAAACTAAGTCGTGGAAAATACTTAGTTAGTCGCGGAAACGAGTTTAGTATGTCGCAAGATACAATACTTCGTAGTCGTTCATACTTTGGAAGTCGTCTGAAAAGGATGCTTCATTGAATATAGGACAAAAATGAAAACACCCTATATGATAGAACAAATGaggatttttaatttgaattgtcAATATTGTACCATGAAATGAGGGTAAAAATGATGGTCAAACGTAAAATATAATTGAATCTGACTAGTTGTACATACTTTTATTTCGTTAAAAGATTCAATTAAAACTTGATCTACACAACGTTCTGTAAGTGTTAAAATGAAACGGTTGGCAACCGCTGACATGagtttgaaatacattttgtaGTCTAGTTCAAATTACCTCCCATGAAATGCTCAAATTACCTCCCATGAATGGTGACACTACCGCTGCGATGTAAAGCAGCACTAAGTCCTTGTAAACGTACGTGGACAAGACGTGGAAGCCAATGGTGGACAGCATGGAAAACATTCCCAGAAACATCATAGCTCGAACCGCACCGAGGTCGTCTGTAAGAGGACAGTAGAATGGTTTAAGGCAATTTTCTGAGGTATATTACGCATACCGGAAAAAAACTGCTTCATGCTTACACCCCcaaatgttttaacaacaaaaacaatcaacTTTATAGAAAACGTTTCTCGTGTATTTTTTACcgaccaaaacaacaacaacaaaaacgacCACATACGATCGGACACTTATAAACGAATTGATGAAATATTAATCTAAACTTTCTATAGATGATATAGCGTGTGATGCAAATAAATGAAATTGAGTGCGTTATTCGTGTTCGTTCGAACGCAgattattttaaaagtatttcataGTTATGATATGATTTTAAGTTAAATCAACATAATTTACTTGAATTAGAACTTAAGCTTTAAAAGATAAATTGAATTATATTCGTTGGACAGTGGCTTTAATGATAATTTAATATCTTGTCCATCGAGTCgatttaaaagaaaattacagACACTTTACTTTCGCAGAACATTGAACACGTTTTTATTATAACATTGTTTATAAAGATAACCATTAAACATCAGTTTTGCCACTGTTCTTACAAGAATATACGCATATgtagaaaatatatgtataagatGTTaatagtaatttattattttaaaacacgccCACTGTTGGAACACATTATATATACATGGCATACTGTTACCTGAATAGGGTCGCGAATTGCACATGCCACCCGAGCATTTACGCCATATGCCTGCATAAACGCTATCGCTGGCTGGTAAGGCGTTGTAGTGTTCCCATTGGTTCGTGGAAATAGCCAAAATAACGAACAATAACGCCAAGAGCGAAAGCGACAAAACACCGGTACTCCGCCATTTTGATAACGCCATTTATTTCCAACTTAAATCGTTGTGTCCATATATGTTACATAAATCTAACTGTTTAGCTATTAAACACGGTACCTTAAAACGCCTTTGTCAAACTTCAATAAAACTTAAGTGTAGTGAATGAATGGTGTACACGgaacataaaaaatacacaataactTCCTACCTAGTGATAAATTTTTACCCCCCGAATGTTAACACTCAATTTAATGTAGTATTACCATTCAAACATGTGTAATTTAATTTACTTCCGTTAAGCACAAAAATGCATCTTCAAATGCGTTTTCTTTAGTCTTAAATGGCAATTATATATTTCAGTCTTCACAGCAAGTTTTTGGTTTCCGTTCaacataattttatgttattatcTTCGTCAATAGTTATGTTTCGGTCGAGGGCATCCCACCCCATACAGTACATAGTGTACTTGTTATATATGCATGTTATAGCACATTTCATAAAATTTACAGTTAATAGCTTTTacataacaatacaaacatttttcTAGAAACAGTTAACAATACAATAATTCTAGTCACACATGTCGGAGAAGAGGTAACAGTAGTTCCCATTCTTTActttgacataatttcatttagtACTGTACAATCCAAAGACAGGTACGATTTTGCAGCTTTAAAGAGGGTCTAGTTTTGTTcatattacaattattaaatacacattttatcaaaacaaacataagGTTCAAAGACCATTTGTGTTTTAATGACCTAGGTACAAGGAAGGCATATTGAAAAGGTTCAACATGTTATTACATGCAGATTAATTGACATGCTTGCATTCCCAAAATATATTGAATAGTTTCACATGCAGTTTCACAAAAAAGTACAGTTGGCTGAAGTGTCATAACCAATttataataatcaaagcgctgtaggcgctgaaggcctggggctaggtttagtgtgacgtaaaatgcatttaggatgttttgtccgaatttctcactttgtccgaatttatacggattgaccctagcggttgagtgcaaaagctcagagactgcaagaaaagacaatagttgtgtatacaCTACAGTTTACATAGACGGTGGatgacaacacgatactggttgtgggaacgataaccttttgttgaACTCTAAAGAGTTGGTAGAGGTTCGTTTACATAGGCGgcgaagatatacaacaacaacatggccgcaaaaaactgttattgttggcgtcaaacaaatacctttcaatagcctaaaatagttttctataacataattaacagatcaggaaaatactcatacttcctttgtaatttgtatacaaaagaaaatcctcttaagcccaagtctcacttttgccggtagagccccggtccatcccggtttgctaacgccgctcgaccggcgaggaccgggatgattcgtagacattttttaacgcagtcacactatttcccggtgccgccccgttTGAAGCAGATCAACAGCCCGGCaaagtcccggtcaacccggattGGCTATGTTTAATCCCGGTCAAGCCCccgcagagccccggttgtcgccggtagtgccccggtgaaagccggcagcgtcccggcatagccccggtataccgtaacaccaccggcactcaccgtgtctataccggcatcagaccccggtttcaacccggtcgtcgccggtaatgctcCGGCGGAGCCCCGATGAATGCCGGTGGCATTCCTtcagagcgccggttttcttatgtaccgttgctataccgggactctaacggcattcattaaaatgaaagataataaaattgtataaaaaagttaacgctttctgcgcagattgagggtgttgacatgttgattttctcttctttcttcgcatatttctaagtattgtgGTATCTGAATTGATCataaaagtttaaatacaattcgctgtaaaataatttttttggaCATTTTCaagacaacaagagctgtcagaagacagcgcgctcgactattcgagtgcttgacagcataacataagccatcatggggaaattgttcaaattattcaataaggtcaaggtaatagttcaggtatattttcaacaatctattgaacaatgtaaagacataaaacacacttataagttttttatgaagtttgatagcaataggttgggtgggatgtttggacggtccttcaaaaataaagtaaataaatatttgttttttttttaaaccatgtttcaaagaaaaaaaatctttttgggttgggtaaggggggtggggggtgagcgGGGGTatgatgtggggtgtggtaatttagtagacaatctttcaaaaataaaaaaggaaaaaaaaaacatttgtttttttgggggggggggcgggaggttgcagggattctgggttggggcgtggtgtattgttttgtttgggtggagtccattgtggtattcaggtaagtgttgtattgtcaaattataaataaaatcttatcgtacacaagaaaccgtcggagacaggtgatgctcctcaatttttttgtcacaatattgcactatatattcagataaaaggaaacgtcttgaggggcataactttggacaaaataatacgatggatggtttagcaacttaaaaatttcaaggGCCAAACCTCTCTAAATGAATCATCTAACCAGAATGTAAAAATTacatgtgcatctcctcaaggtagttaagcttcccataaagcttcattgaattccagtcagtagttggggagaaatagcccggacaagaattgcactataggTACAGttcatagaaaatttcaaagggccataactctgtgaaaaatcatccgaccataaccggctgataatatgcacacctcctgttagtagtgaagcttcccataaagtttcattgaattcccgtgataagttgctgagaaatagttcggacaagaattgcactatatgtacaatggacaatttcaaagggccataactctgtgaaaaatcatccgacgaaaaCAGGcggataatatgcacatctcctcttagtagtgaagcttcccataaagtttcattgaattccggtcattagttgctaggcaatagcccggacaagaattgcactatatgtacagttaatggaaactttcaaagggccataactctgtgaaaaatcatccgaccagaaccggctgataatatgcacatctcctcttggtagtgaagcttcccataaagtttaatgaattccggtcattaattgctgagaaatagcccggacaagaattgcactatatgtacagttaatggaaaaattttaagggccataactctgtaaatatatcatccgaccagaaccggctgataatatgcatatgtcctcttggtagtgaagcttcccataaagtttcattggattccggtcattagttgcagGGAAATAGCCcgtacaagaattgcactatatgcacagttaatggacaatttcaaagggccataactctgtgaaaaatcatccgaccagaaccgactgataatatgcacatctcctcttggtagtaaagctttccataaagtttaattgaattgccgtcattagttgctgagaaatagcccggtcAAAAATTgtaaacggacggacggaaggacacacGGACGGTCAGACGAAGCGacgactatatgcttccccccaaaaaatttgggggagcataataaagaagttatg
Encoded proteins:
- the LOC127873275 gene encoding claudin domain-containing protein 2-like translates to MALSKWRSTGVLSLSLLALLFVILAISTNQWEHYNALPASDSVYAGIWRKCSGGMCNSRPYSDDLGAVRAMMFLGMFSMLSTIGFHVLSTYVYKDLVLLYIAAVVSPFMGGMFLMIAFAVYADDIKLTQNSAYGSSFALTVISWFLAWFITGLTAYEHIKNFFSVATYQEERRVLGASGSLNAI